Proteins encoded in a region of the Malaciobacter mytili LMG 24559 genome:
- a CDS encoding response regulator, whose protein sequence is MQIDLKELKKITILYVEDDDIIRTQTLSLFEKIFKKVYSASNGEEGINLFNEHMQTLDVIVTDLNMPKMSGMEMAEEIHKVSKYIPVIFTTAYTDEEFLLKAISLNIDSYVTKPLKIKELTATILTSVKKYKESRSLYKTTKALANEMLTTRKDYDELKEEYDFLQKEVNFYKFLAEHFIASVKLDKFGMIEKISNQFSNIYKYTIIELKNKPLSAITSNHANLQKKMLEAIKKKEAVGFNEKFITADNQELNFHNILYPLYENKDEYASGYMLYQSLER, encoded by the coding sequence ATGCAAATAGATTTAAAAGAGTTAAAAAAGATTACAATTTTATATGTGGAAGATGATGATATTATAAGAACTCAAACTCTAAGCCTATTTGAAAAAATTTTTAAAAAAGTATATAGTGCTTCAAATGGAGAAGAAGGTATTAATTTATTTAATGAACATATGCAAACTCTTGATGTTATAGTAACTGATTTAAATATGCCTAAAATGTCTGGTATGGAGATGGCAGAGGAGATTCATAAAGTATCAAAATATATACCTGTGATTTTTACAACTGCTTATACAGATGAAGAGTTTTTATTAAAAGCTATTTCATTAAATATTGATAGCTATGTAACTAAACCTCTAAAAATTAAAGAACTAACTGCAACTATTTTAACAAGTGTTAAAAAATATAAAGAAAGTAGAAGTTTATATAAAACAACAAAAGCTCTAGCAAATGAAATGCTAACAACAAGAAAAGATTATGATGAGTTAAAAGAAGAATATGATTTTTTGCAAAAAGAAGTTAATTTTTACAAATTTTTAGCTGAACATTTTATTGCTTCAGTAAAACTTGATAAATTTGGAATGATTGAAAAAATTTCAAATCAATTTTCAAATATCTATAAATATACAATTATTGAATTAAAAAATAAACCTCTTAGTGCAATTACAAGCAATCATGCAAATTTACAAAAAAAGATGCTTGAAGCAATAAAGAAAAAAGAAGCAGTTGGATTTAATGAGAAGTTTATAACTGCTGATAACCAAGAATTAAATTTTCATAATATTTTATATCCCCTATATGAAAATAAAGATGAATATGCAAGTGGATATATGTTGTATCAATCTTTAGAGAGATGA
- a CDS encoding ferredoxin-thioredoxin reductase catalytic domain-containing protein: protein MIKKIDMNSDEFQVEFELTKEFTNDVLKKYNFVYNPQEEINESIQQGLTRNKLIYDKRFCPCFMVVGQTKEEQEKEDNRLCPCKPALEVEIPKDGKCHCGIFCTPEYAKSLMVEEEINEATHTHSRGLTKLECEVLLKKEQIDAYELESLLEARELKYVDFNLVDTREWMEWVGQRIKGCDYLIPTTSFYQSLEQIINQKEKPVIVYCLSGSRSAYCQKIMKDLGFKSVSNLNYGIMTYKGEILRGDE from the coding sequence ATGATAAAAAAAATTGATATGAATTCAGATGAATTTCAAGTGGAATTTGAACTTACAAAAGAGTTTACGAATGATGTTTTAAAAAAATATAATTTTGTTTATAATCCACAAGAAGAGATAAACGAATCAATCCAACAAGGTCTTACAAGAAATAAACTTATATATGATAAAAGGTTTTGTCCCTGTTTTATGGTAGTTGGACAAACAAAAGAAGAACAAGAAAAAGAAGATAATAGATTATGTCCTTGTAAACCTGCTTTAGAAGTTGAAATTCCAAAAGATGGAAAATGTCATTGTGGAATTTTTTGTACACCTGAATATGCAAAAAGCTTAATGGTTGAAGAAGAGATAAATGAAGCAACTCATACTCACTCAAGAGGTTTAACTAAGCTAGAGTGTGAAGTATTATTAAAAAAAGAACAAATAGATGCTTATGAGTTAGAATCACTTTTAGAAGCAAGAGAGTTAAAATATGTAGATTTTAATTTAGTTGATACAAGAGAGTGGATGGAGTGGGTAGGACAAAGAATAAAAGGGTGCGATTACTTAATTCCTACAACTTCTTTTTATCAAAGTTTAGAGCAAATAATAAATCAAAAAGAAAAGCCTGTTATTGTATATTGTTTAAGTGGTAGTAGAAGTGCTTATTGTCAAAAAATTATGAAAGACTTAGGGTTTAAATCTGTTTCAAACTTAAATTATGGAATTATGACTTATAAAGGTGAAATACTAAGAGGTGATGAGTAA